gcgcatctctctagcagtgtgccgcagcaacgcatacagtgtcctcgactgtcTGAAGGTTTGAAgttatgtgatatgtgtcatgtttcatttatttttttattaataaagcaacatacttcacaatgtatcactacgactaaccaggatggatgattgatcttgcaatttagtcaaatgacatttaaaaaaagtaatacataatataattttatttgtaccataaaaaagacaacaattgagaaaagcattgataataatccgatctaattgttattacaacattaatggtgataataataagaatccaaatgacaagaaagacaaggcacCACTAAAACACTatcttgataacgctaaacctgaagaaagttttttgaagaatattctcgaactgattccaaaacaaaaaccttcattttgagctccacaaaagcatctaaatccagcaccaaaattcctcatatttttccaatggtatttatagtttttttatttttacaggggaaatgacactggttgtgttaaatgtgtatacagacagaatgggtcaaaaaatgaggacaatgaaacacatgtttttctgtttgaaatgaagtgtagtaaaattcgaaataaatgttcaaatggagatgtacttttggtctgcctggcccctgatttgaatcaaattgtggaaaatggactaacattgcatcattgtccaatgaaaccatatcgtaacgtacatttgatgatatacaggccgaatttttggaatgactgatactatgaaatgatgaatgcaTTTTGAGGGGTATTGGGGGGTCATTGTGGGTGGGCGGGCGGGTCCGAAGGGCGGAGCagacggcgggcgggcggctCTCGTCACCCTCTTCGTCCTCTTGGCCACAGACAGATGTTAGCGAGTTAGCCTAGCCGCGCTGAATATCTGCAGGATACCCagaaaaaagccacacagggagggccggggagaacatgcaaacaccacagcgaAATGTCTGTCAGCGCCCACCAATgcctcccatttgaaatggattggacctcttgtagacaatgagatttaaaaaaatccattttttccacccTCTGGCCAAGGTGGACCTTCCCACCAGTGTGTTTATCAttggtagacgtccaaattcatttgaagtgggaggccgGCAGCAAACGAACATTGTTTTTGCCCTCCCACGTCAATTGGATCGGGAGTCTAGCACCCTCTAACCGCATCAAAGAAGCTTGTTATGACTTGATTTGAATGACAATGCATGGGAAcgtcgcccctaccaagatggccgaccgGAGGGCATTTACTAGGTAGGGGCAAGAAATGTTTCTTCACATTGAACGGGGGAGGGTGGCCGGTTTTATAAACATGTCATTTATTCCCCGCCGCCCGCCCACCCACGCCCGATGGCTTGGACGTCTCTGGCTGTCAAATGAGTCTTTAGAAttgtttggtttttgtttttttctgagagGAATCCTTCTGCCAATAATAATTGCGTCAAGTACATTTTTGAAAGGATAAaaaggaagaaggaaaaagcCCTGATTcggtgtcatttaaaaatgtaaacaagaaggcaaaaaaaataaagtcacctgAGAAAATGACGCAGACGAGACCAAGCATGACGATCCACGTGAGCGACCAGTCGAGGGATTGACGACGAGCGGGCTTTGTCCTGCTTGAAGTGCAAGAAGAGCGTTTGACACCGCCCCCTCcttctcatcatcatcatcatcatcatcggcacagtggaggaggaagaggccaAACGGGTCCTGTAGCGCCCTCTAACGGATGAGCACCGGAAGTGCCAGCATTAGGTGGACGTGTTTTGATTGACGGCTCGACGGTGGTTTGTTGTTGACACTTTTCTggagaaaacatttttcatgttcCAAAGAAAAACGGGGAAGGGGGGAAAACCACGTTTTTGGCAAGGAATGGCCAATTTATCTCataatcatatttatttcataaaggggAGCAATTCTTCAGAatccacaccaaaaaaaaagttcattcccATTAccgatttgattcatttttcagTGTATTTACAGAATGTGCGTGGCTACATACGTGCAGGAGGAAAtagaaaaatcaagtttttttttgagCCTTCAAATGCGAGGAGgtcagggggcggggcttcaccGGCACTGTCGGATCTCCTGGTAAGGCGAGCGGTACAGGCAGTAATGCTGAACCACAAAGAGCACGTCGAAGCAAACCGAGAAGAGACCCAAGCCGAACTTGGTGGGGTCGCCGAAGATCAGCTGCCATTCGTCtgcgaaaaaaagaaaaaaagaaaagaaaaacagactaAAATCATCCAAAACGGGCAAGCATCTGACTCCAAATTGGACGTCCCACGCCAACATCGGTTGAGAAataagtttgagtttgattgattgaagcagattttgatgcaatttCATGAATGGGAACGTTGCCCCATCCAACATGGCCGTTGGAAGACTTCAAATGAAGTCGTAACTCGCTCGCTACTCAACTGACTTTGGCGCCAGGCGTCCAATCAAGCGGTGTCCAATCACATGAGTATCTTTTGGGGCTCTTTTGGGGCTTTTCAATGAGTACATTACCGTTGTTGTAGGAATCCAAGATCATCTGCGCGATGCTGAGCAGGCCGCCGGTGAAGTCCAGCAACACGGTTTCGATGCTCCACCCCTCCGTGCTCTTGCGCCGGTAGTTCATGAAGGCCTGGCGGCGTCCCATCGTGTCACGCCTCACGCGTGCCGGGAACGGGACGCCCGCGTGGGCCGGGCGGGACTCACCTGGGGCACGTATTTGACCAGCGTGACGGCCAGTTTGATGTAGGAGAAGTAATAGAGGTAGTCCAACCAGTCGATATGTTTCAAGATGGCCAACAACAAGGTGACGCTGGCAAAGGACCAGCCAATCAGGAGTAGGAGGCGGGCCGTCCACGACACCTTCTGACCGCCCCTCTACGGCGGCCAAAAAAACGTGTTAGTCGTAGAGGGGGTGAGAGTGCAAGAAGAGAAACATGAGagttggcggccatcttggtgcaGTGgacaacctgttttttttcttcactcaaATAGTTGACAAAATCttgatgtacagacgctcccctactaacgaacgaaggagttaggttccgagcgattgttcataagttgaatttgtttgcaagttgattcagtgctatattttgtattatcatttatgtttaaggcctatataagtatattgaaggtttatacaagtgcatttgtatgtttaaggcttgtataagtaacacgcattggtttgtactgaaaaaaaacatttaataaaatggagaatatgtacagtactgtatagagagagagagagatttatgtattagaaagtggccgaaagaagcgatctaacgacgattgcacaattttcttcttcttttcatcataaatgatgcggtagcactgtatggcatcattcgattgatttgcaaactttgtgcaacgttcaatatttgggtcctgctgctccatctttctgtttagaaatggtactgacggtcgaacgattcaagttgtattcctgtgcaacgcgcatcaagctttgttattattgccactcatttcaaatgaaatggcttgcctcttccttgcacctcccttactagaagcctttcgcttttcaccaaccatattgaataatggctgcacgagatatttcatgataaaaatgaaaaaggttctttgcgcactggagatacgtcacgcaatTTACGCAACTTACTGTGGAGTacggaatgtattcttatgctttttgttagtcaataggtttatttagtgtaatcattagaatagaattttgcatgacctagcggaaatttccgtctgtgacacctatgagttaggggcgcgtcatctataTCACATGatcttttgtcaataaaactggtcgacctgttggggggggatgcagggagttcaaactagtcaggctggaggctcctggcgctggctgctctgactccctccttcagctgaaactagataaaactcatcatgggcgactctgtgtgcttcctctaattcgaagttattgaatgtttatcgattagatccaacacttacgcactgcaacgaactggccagaggaaggtggatgctgggtgagctgagcgctcgctCACAGCGCCGGGCATCGTCGGcattagtggcggaaagaagcactacgcgGTAAAAGGGGCGCAATACAATATCGAAgtgacgaacatttttcgacataaacgcaatttgcagacatgttcgtatgtaccgttgttcgtgagtcgtatgttcgtaagtaggggagcgtctgtattttaaaagtgcttctatttgataataaaatgtattgattGGGTTTTGTAACAAAGGTTTAtcaaatcgaacgaggtggagCGGCGCGGCGCGACCCACCTCGTAGACGGCGGCCTGCCCGACGTAAACCAGGCAGAGCAGGAGAGCGTGCAGGCTGAAAAAGACGTCGTTGGCCTTGACGGGGTTGATGCCGCTGGGGTGGCGCCGCAGGAACTCCTCCTGCCGCGGGCAGGCTCCGGGGGTTAGCCCTATCCGACATGGTCGGAGGGCGGCGCTGGCGCCACGGGACTCACCTTGATGCTGCTCACCCAGAAGAGTCCCACATTGAAGACGCTGTAGGCCAGGAAGCCGGTCAGGTTGAGCGCCAGGAAGTCAAAGTTGAGGCCCACCACGCTAGAGACAAAGCAGGCGTCCTCAGACCGGAGGCCGGGCGAGCGTGGCGCGCACCTCAAGTCACCTTTTGCGACACCAGTTCTCCCACACTTGCGGGTAGAAGGACACGGACCAGGCCAGGAAGTAGATCCAGCCCACCGTCAGGCTCAGCACCTCCAACGCGTCGCTGCGGACCACCAGGAAACGGAGACGGAACGGCGCCGGGCTGCCCGGAGACGGCGCCGTCGTTAAACgctcgaccgtgggcgtccgatCCCGTCGGATGGCATGTCTCGCCCCCTCGGTCACTCACCCGCCGGCTTCCGTGGCGTTGCTCAGGAGGTACGTCGTCACCTGTCCGGCGGCGCGGGCCTTCGCCGAAAAGGTCAGCGACGTGGTACGGGGGAGCAGCGTCACCTGAAAGGCAACGTCACGTCACGTCCCGACGGTCCTCGCCATCCCGTCTTTGCGTCTCACCTGATCGGGCAAATCGATGATCTCCGAGAAGTTGGCCTTGGAGCTGTAGGTGATGTTCAGGTGGATCACCAGCGGCTGTTCCAGCGCTCCGCTGGGAACAAATACGGTTTACCATTAGTCCTTGCGCCAATTTCGATAGCATggattaaacaaaataaataaattaaacatttgACTGACACTCTTTTTGCACAGAAGTTTgcattgtaaatgtattttacaaaaaatagacAAGGGGTTGCATCTCTACATGACTACATCTCCCATAATGCTTATCGACAAAATAGCAATGATTCCATGACAAGTTCCTCCCcatttctgccatttttcttgTTATAATACGCCAACATACATTGAGTTGTTTCGCAGAAAACACTTTATCTTCAATCGGGATTATCTTTTGGGCTTTCCCATATGGCTACGCTAGTTTTGGCTGACGTTCTTACCTGGAGGCGATGACAACGTTGACACTGGACTTTTCTTGAATCGTCACCTCCTCCGGGGCAGAAAGAGACACCCGCGACTCCGCTTCAATGAAACAGACGATAAACCTCACGCAAATTGACAACAAACATGTTATTCGTCTCTAACGTTAAATCACCTGCTATGTTGGCCAGCTGCCACAACAGCAGCACCCGGGGGAGCCACATCTTGTCACTACAAAAGACGAATACAACAAGAGAAGTCTTCTAAATGCCACATGGCAAACACGTATTCCATATACAAATGATGTAACAAACTTAAAGAAATTCCGATTTAAGTCCAAATTGCTTGGAATGACGGCGCGTTAGATTTAACGGACGCCGCTCGGTTCCCTAAACGCACCAGCAAGTAAATATCGTTAGCATACACGGTTGCGTTGAAATAAACTTCGAAATTGGACTTTAATTCGTAAACAATTGGCGTTTAAGAGTGAAGCGCGCTTGGACTTACCGAAGGGTAGGTGTGCCTTGAATTTATGCCGGTCACATGACAagttgttattaaaaaaaagcaggaaCTTATGCAGGTACCTTCTTTTGTTCCGGAAGAGCGACGCTGATATCGACACCCTGCCTGGTGGTTTAACATCCGGGTCACGctactagcagctagcatagtCGAGAACATGTCGCTAATAAACAATACAGTTCGCTTACTTTCCCGGTA
Above is a genomic segment from Stigmatopora argus isolate UIUO_Sarg chromosome 8, RoL_Sarg_1.0, whole genome shotgun sequence containing:
- the LOC144078391 gene encoding cystinosin-like isoform X3, yielding MLTIFTCCDKMWLPRVLLLWQLANIAAESRVSLSAPEEVTIQEKSSVNVVIASSGALEQPLVIHLNITYSSKANFSEIIDLPDQVTLLPRTTSLTFSAKARAAGQVTTYLLSNATEAGGPAPFRLRFLVVRSDALEVLSLTVGWIYFLAWSVSFYPQVWENWCRKSVVGLNFDFLALNLTGFLAYSVFNVGLFWVSSIKEEFLRRHPSGINPVKANDVFFSLHALLLCLVYVGQAAVYERGGQKVSWTARLLLLIGWSFASVTLLLAILKHIDWLDYLYYFSYIKLAVTLVKYVPQAFMNYRRKSTEGWSIETVLLDFTGGLLSIAQMILDSYNNDEWQLIFGDPTKFGLGLFSVCFDVLFVVQHYCLYRSPYQEIRQCRKVSTTNHRRAVNQNTST
- the LOC144078391 gene encoding cystinosin-like isoform X2 — encoded protein: MLTIFTCCDKMWLPRVLLLWQLANIAAESRVSLSAPEEVTIQEKSSVNVVIASSGALEQPLVIHLNITYSSKANFSEIIDLPDQVTLLPRTTSLTFSAKARAAGQVTTYLLSNATEAGGPAPFRLRFLVVRSDALEVLSLTVGWIYFLAWSVSFYPQVWENWCRKSVVGLNFDFLALNLTGFLAYSVFNVGLFWVSSIKEEFLRRHPSGINPVKANDVFFSLHALLLCLVYVGQAAVYERGGQKVSWTARLLLLIGWSFASVTLLLAILKHIDWLDYLYYFSYIKLAVTLVKYVPQAFMNYRRKSTEGWSIETVLLDFTGGLLSIAQMILDSYNNDEWQLIFGDPTKFGLGLFSVCFDVLFVVQHYCLYRSPYQEIRQCRGRYRTRLASSSSTVPMMMMMMMRRRGRCQTLFLHFKQDKARSSSIPRLVAHVDRHAWSRLRHFLRYSARLG